The Rhodoferax ferrireducens T118 DNA segment GGCGGTTCTACTGTCAGCAGTCTTGGTTGGATGCGGGGGAGGGAGCGATAGCGGCCCCGTTGCCTGCAGAGCTACGATGGCAAACCCTGACCTCTGTCTCACTGGCGCTACGGCTTCGGTTGGAGCGGCCGCATCAATCAAATTTATTTCCGCGGACACAACCAATATTGCGCTCAAGGGCACCGGGGGCTTCGGACGCCAGGAGTTCTCGACCCTCAAGTTCCAGGTCTTTGACAATGCGGGGAAACCGGTTGCAGGCACACCGGTCAATTTCGTGTTCTCCGACTCCAACGCCGCGCAAACGGTGGGCGGGCTCACTTTGTTGCCCACTGCCACCTCCGCTCTCGATGGCTCCATGACGACGGTGGTTTCAGCAGGAACAATTCCCACGTCGGTCCGCGTTGTTGCTTCGATTAGCGGGGGGATTACAACCCTCTCCAATATCCTGGTGATTTCAACCGGCGTGCCGGATCAGAACCACTTTTCTCTGGCCACCGAAACTGGCAATTGCGAGGGAAGGGATGTGGATCAGACCTGCAGCTTCGTCACGGCCACTTTGGGCGATCATTTTGGCAACCCCGCTCCTGATGGCACGGCAGTCAATTTCACCACTAGCGCGGGGGTCATAGGCGCCTCGTGTGTCACGGGATCGCTCCCGCCTCCCGGTGCGACTCCGAACATCTGTACGCCTCAAACTTGTCAGACTACAAATTCAAAAATCGGCCCAGGATCGGGAACCTGCACTGTGTTGCTGCGAGCAAGTAATCCACGGCCGGCAAATGGGCGCGTGACGATTCTTGCCTATGCTGTGGGCGAGGAGAATCTTTTCGACGCCAACGGCAACAACGTGTATGACTCCGTTGATACCTTCACCGATAAAAGCCCGGACATTTTTCGCGACGACAACGAGACTGGCATATGGAGTCCAGGCGAGCCATGCATCGGACCCAACCTGAATGGTACTTGCAGCACGCTCGGCGATGGCAAGTACAACGGCGTGCTGCGTAGTCCGCAGGTTCCAAGTGCGCAGACCTTGTATGTCTCTGCTCAGCTTGTGCAAACATTTTCTGGCAGCCATGCCCTCGTCAGTTTCAATCCATCGGCGCTGTCGTGCCCGGCTGGCGGCACGGCAGTCGTTCAGGTGGCCGTCACGGACGAGATTGGAAATATCATGCCCGCTGGCACCACCATTGACCTCAGCACGGTGTTTGGTACGGCCGTTGGTACAGTGTCCCCTGCCAGCATCAAGGTTCCAAACGTCGTTCTCGCCGTTGGTCAACCGCTGACTATCCCGACCTACCCCGTGACCGTGGGCTGCCCCAGCCCGGCAGCTAGCGGGCAATTATTTGTGACTGTTACGTCGCCAACCACGGCGACCATAACGCGTGCCAGTGCTCCAATCAATTGAGAATTTGCTTTGAGAAGATAGGGCTGGCAGTGCGGGGCATGTCGCAGTTCTGCATGGTGGCGCGGTGTTTGCGTGAAGACACCGCGCCGGATTGGACACCACGTTGCCAAGCCCATGGCCAGTTACGCCAGAGCCGTCTGCCGACACTTATTCACCAGACTTCGCGCTTGCAGGGGGATTAACCTCCTAGGCTCTCCCGCCGCATCCTCCCATGGCCGTCGCGCCATCGCAGATCGATCATAGTGCCGGAGTGTCAGACGCAGCGTTACCAACTGGGACAGTATGCAAAGCACACGAACAGCGCGAATTCATCTACCCGTGATCAAGACTGCGGGTCGGCTCGGCTTTGCCTGGACGCTCACGTGGATCGTGATCAGCATCGATGTCCTGTGGCTGCTGCTTGCGGGGTGGTCGGTGTCTGGGCGCGGCATTGCCGTGCTTACGCTGGCAATCATGGTCTTCCGTGCTCCGCTTGCAATCGGCCGCTATCGCAGTGATCTGCGCATTCGCGTCACTGCGCGCGCGGCTGTCCTTCTCATTGTGTTCATGGCGTCGGCAGCGACGCTGAGCTACCTGGTCACCAGCACCAACGCCCCTCTGGTTGACGCGCCGTTGGCAGCGTGGGATCGCGCCCTCGGCTTCGACTGGCTCGCGCTGCATGGCTGGCTTCAGAGCCACCCACCGGCACAAACCACCCTTCACATCGCTTATCAGAGCGGCCTGATCCAATTGGCATTTGTCATCCTGTTCCTCGGTTTCAGCGCCCGGCCAGCGCAGCTTGACGAATTCATGCGCCTGTTCATCGTCGCGACGGTGTTGACTATTCTCATGTCGGGTCCGTTTCCTGCGGCGGGGGCGTGGAAACATCATGCGCTAGCCGGCCCGTTCGACCTGTCGTCCCTATCCCACTTCGAGCTGTTACGTGACGGCCGCATGCGCGACATCCCGTTGCGCGACATGCAGGGGCTTATTTCGATTCCCTCGTTGCACACAGTAATGGCTGTGCTACTCGTGTATGCCATGCGCGGAACAGGCATCCTGCTGTCGGTATTCATCGTCGTCAACGTCGCCATGCTGGTGTCAATTCCGGTCGACGGAGGTCACTATCTCGTCGACGTGATTGCCGGTGCCGCGATGGCTTTCGGGTTGATCGCTCTTGAACGTCGGCAAAGCACGCGTCCTCACGCAGTAGCAAACACGACTCTGCCTACTACCCTGAAGGAGGTCAACCGATGAATACGACCACGGTCCCGCTGTCCCGCGAGCCGGCAAGCAGCGCATCAGTGCCGAACCGGCAGGTTCGTGTCCTGTGTGTTCTGTTCTTTTTCTCCGGCTTCCCGGCGCTCATTTATCAACTGGTATGGCAACGCGCCTTATTCCGCATCTTCGGTGTCAACATCGAATCGGTGACGATCGTCGTCACCGCATTCATGCTCGGCCTGGGCCTGGGCGGCTTGGCCGGCGGCTGGTTGTCGAAACGTCGAGGCATACCGCTACTGTTGTTGCTCGCGACCATCGAAACATTGACCGGCGTGTTCGGGCTGTTCTCTCTGTCGATATTCGAGCGAGTCGGCGACATCGTCCTCGGTGCGCCATTGCCCCTGACTGCACTGGTGACCTTGGCTTTGGTCATTGTGCCGACGCTGTTGATGGGCGCCACGCTGCCGCTGCTCGTTGGCCACCTCGTGCGGCGTTCCGGCAACGTCGGCGCCTCGGTCGGCCAACTCTATTACGTCAACACCCTGGGTGCGGGCGCTGCCTGCCTCGCCTGTGCGGTCCTGTTGTTCCCGCTGCTCGGCATGCAGGGTTCGGTGCTGGTGGCCGTGGCATTCAACGCGGC contains these protein-coding regions:
- a CDS encoding phosphatase PAP2 family protein, with product MIKTAGRLGFAWTLTWIVISIDVLWLLLAGWSVSGRGIAVLTLAIMVFRAPLAIGRYRSDLRIRVTARAAVLLIVFMASAATLSYLVTSTNAPLVDAPLAAWDRALGFDWLALHGWLQSHPPAQTTLHIAYQSGLIQLAFVILFLGFSARPAQLDEFMRLFIVATVLTILMSGPFPAAGAWKHHALAGPFDLSSLSHFELLRDGRMRDIPLRDMQGLISIPSLHTVMAVLLVYAMRGTGILLSVFIVVNVAMLVSIPVDGGHYLVDVIAGAAMAFGLIALERRQSTRPHAVANTTLPTTLKEVNR